The following are encoded in a window of Williamwhitmania taraxaci genomic DNA:
- the nhaA gene encoding Na+/H+ antiporter NhaA → MKRTDNPFQRFVSLESTSSLLLFVAALVALFWANSEFSASYFSIWKTQVSLGVGNWSIDKPLILWINDGLMAVFFFVIGLEIKKEILAGELSTIQKASLPIFAAVGGMVVPITLFLVLNDNGVGKEGWGIPMATDIAFSLGILQLLGKRVPLSLKIFLTAFAIVDDLGAVLVITFFYSTSILWIYLIVAFGILLLLFVANYLNINHKWTYILGGIGVWYLFLKSGIHPTIAGVLLAFTIPGNRKIEVGTFQRLLRIEIDNLTCTFKKKTQFLTKPQRVSLETIETLTQQAQPMLQHFETRLHGFVAFVIMPIFALANAGVELFPASNSASGFTPLSLHLAEAMLFGKVLGISLFSWLAIKMGFSSLPSGVNFKQIIGVSILGGFGFTMALFIESLAYTDPDIITSGKIGILVGSLFAGILGYIFLRVTLTKELKRA, encoded by the coding sequence ATGAAGAGAACAGACAATCCATTTCAAAGATTTGTTTCGTTAGAATCTACAAGTAGTTTGCTACTATTTGTCGCCGCATTGGTGGCATTATTCTGGGCAAATTCCGAATTTTCTGCATCCTACTTTTCCATATGGAAGACCCAAGTTTCGCTTGGAGTTGGCAATTGGTCTATAGACAAACCACTGATTTTATGGATAAACGACGGACTAATGGCCGTTTTCTTCTTTGTAATTGGACTCGAAATAAAAAAAGAGATTTTAGCTGGAGAACTCTCCACCATTCAAAAGGCCTCACTACCAATATTTGCCGCAGTTGGAGGCATGGTTGTCCCAATCACTCTTTTTCTTGTTCTGAACGACAATGGTGTCGGCAAGGAGGGCTGGGGAATACCAATGGCTACCGATATAGCCTTTTCCTTGGGTATCCTTCAACTTCTAGGAAAGAGAGTTCCACTTAGTTTAAAGATATTCCTAACCGCATTTGCTATTGTAGATGATTTAGGTGCAGTTTTGGTAATAACGTTCTTTTACAGCACTTCCATTCTATGGATTTATTTAATTGTGGCATTTGGAATACTTCTTTTACTATTCGTGGCCAACTACCTAAACATAAACCACAAATGGACCTACATTCTTGGTGGAATTGGTGTTTGGTATTTATTCCTTAAATCGGGTATTCACCCAACAATTGCAGGGGTTCTCTTGGCCTTTACCATCCCCGGAAATAGAAAGATTGAAGTGGGAACATTTCAACGTCTCCTTCGGATCGAGATTGATAACCTAACGTGTACCTTCAAGAAAAAAACACAATTCTTAACAAAACCTCAAAGGGTCTCGCTCGAAACTATAGAAACCCTCACGCAGCAAGCTCAACCAATGCTACAACATTTTGAAACACGATTGCATGGATTTGTAGCATTTGTTATAATGCCCATTTTTGCACTAGCCAACGCTGGTGTAGAATTATTCCCTGCATCAAATTCGGCTTCAGGATTTACCCCACTGTCGCTGCATTTAGCAGAGGCCATGCTGTTTGGAAAAGTCTTAGGAATAAGCCTATTTAGTTGGTTAGCCATAAAAATGGGATTTTCCTCACTCCCATCTGGGGTTAACTTTAAACAGATCATTGGAGTCTCAATCTTAGGTGGCTTCGGCTTTACAATGGCTCTGTTTATTGAAAGTTTAGCTTATACCGATCCCGACATTATTACAAGCGGGAAAATAGGCATTTTGGTAGGTTCCCTTTTTGCAGGCATTCTTGGTTATATATTCCTTAGAGTTACACTTACAAAAGAACTAAAAAGAGCCTAA
- a CDS encoding nucleotidyltransferase family protein, whose amino-acid sequence MKAMLFAAGLGTRLKPITDFIPKALVEVNGEPILGYQIRRLATFGFTTIVVNVHHHAEKVIAYLSSLEIPGVEVLISNESDQLLDTGGGLWKVANLLSGNEPFLVHNVDILSNINLAEVYHQHAQSQVLASLVVSNRPSSRRFLFNADGLLRGWENVNTNEKKLPCSEVENLVAAAFSGIHIVNPAIFNHHSQLGAFSIVDVYLSLCCQFSIHALNLSNSMILDIGTLPKLEEANRLVSEGVL is encoded by the coding sequence ATGAAGGCAATGCTATTTGCAGCAGGGTTAGGTACGAGGCTTAAGCCAATAACCGATTTCATCCCAAAAGCGTTGGTTGAGGTTAATGGTGAACCTATTCTGGGCTACCAAATACGGAGGCTTGCAACTTTTGGCTTTACTACGATTGTGGTTAATGTACATCACCATGCGGAGAAAGTGATAGCATATTTATCCTCCCTTGAAATTCCCGGGGTTGAGGTTTTAATCTCTAACGAATCGGATCAGCTGCTAGATACTGGTGGTGGATTATGGAAGGTAGCCAATTTGCTCAGCGGGAATGAACCATTCTTAGTTCACAACGTCGATATTCTTTCCAATATTAATCTTGCCGAAGTTTATCATCAACATGCTCAATCCCAGGTACTCGCTTCACTGGTCGTTAGCAATCGCCCGAGTAGCCGAAGGTTTCTCTTCAATGCCGACGGACTTCTCCGGGGATGGGAGAACGTAAATACGAATGAGAAAAAACTTCCCTGTAGTGAGGTAGAAAATCTTGTGGCGGCAGCTTTCTCTGGTATTCATATTGTGAATCCTGCTATTTTCAATCATCACAGCCAATTGGGTGCATTTTCAATTGTCGATGTCTATTTATCGCTTTGTTGCCAGTTTTCCATTCATGCACTGAATCTTTCCAACTCTATGATACTGGATATTGGAACTCTTCCAAAACTAGAGGAGGCTAATCGTTTGGTTTCGGAAGGCGTTTTGTAG
- a CDS encoding tetratricopeptide repeat protein, with protein sequence MLFARQSILLILLLISSLAHGQVDTLSQQLKKFPANHQKIRYLCDIANSVVSDQPLKAEVYLHRAESLLNKTDSCYFKPLIHFGIVKAYRFQGKLPEALEETDRALGWLKTCGNQRIEAELLLAKGGICFRLGKYDNAIEALEKAEKILIKQGSDKELASAYNLLGGVQWARGNYPGAIKIFLKALRMKERVADSVGIANVSNNIGIIYDDQKDYKNALVWYSRALNIYRIKNNNTGLRNALNNIGVAYKNLKKYDRAIVTLEESMALEKKAGNISGIGFSANNLGEVFFQKGAYPKAVVYFKRAIVLLRESGEESSLPACYVNLGRVNVMMGKNAEAVIYLRDGLAKAEKHENLELQKEASLWLYRVEKKGKSLKSALTHFEIYHSLSDSLNGLQARKQMNELLVQYESDKKENLISSLEREKAFQTVLLDKKRTELLISVVSSLVLLILAIMLLYTYYQKRVAFKALALKNREIEEKNEEISVQHYEIFRTNLRLTDSITYAKTIQNALLAPIASIKEYYSDFFYLNRPKDIVSGDFVWVAFRQNKMMLVAVDCTGHGVPGAFMSVLAISHLNQFFIEATSLDPAWFASRMRDKIVANLHQHGKVNDSHDGLALAIAVIDRDTLQLDYAGAGMDSLIVRKERSSFVSHKIKGNRTSIGYIPSTSDYNTTTTTLLSGDRLFLYSDGFADQLGEKTGRKLLFTGFEKLLLNSSGLPLQDQYLLLEQEYDNWKGTKEQVDDMMVFGLLI encoded by the coding sequence ATGCTATTTGCACGGCAATCTATTCTACTTATTCTACTTTTAATTTCATCGCTGGCGCATGGTCAGGTGGATACTTTGTCGCAGCAATTGAAAAAATTCCCTGCAAATCACCAAAAAATTCGGTATCTGTGTGATATTGCTAATTCGGTTGTGTCCGACCAACCATTGAAAGCTGAAGTATATCTGCATAGGGCTGAATCCTTGCTTAATAAAACTGATTCATGCTATTTTAAACCACTAATTCATTTTGGAATAGTGAAGGCATATCGCTTTCAGGGTAAACTACCGGAAGCATTAGAGGAGACCGACCGAGCATTGGGTTGGCTTAAGACGTGTGGTAATCAACGTATAGAGGCCGAGTTGCTACTTGCCAAGGGTGGCATTTGTTTTCGTTTGGGAAAGTATGACAATGCCATTGAGGCGTTGGAGAAGGCAGAGAAAATTTTAATTAAGCAAGGATCGGATAAAGAACTTGCAAGTGCTTATAATTTACTGGGTGGCGTTCAGTGGGCACGCGGCAACTATCCAGGTGCCATCAAAATATTTCTCAAAGCGCTCCGGATGAAGGAACGGGTAGCCGATTCGGTCGGGATTGCAAATGTTTCCAATAATATTGGGATAATATACGACGATCAAAAGGATTACAAAAATGCACTTGTTTGGTATAGCCGTGCCCTAAACATTTATCGAATTAAGAATAACAATACCGGATTACGAAATGCCTTAAATAACATTGGGGTTGCTTATAAGAATCTTAAAAAGTATGACAGGGCAATTGTTACTCTTGAAGAGTCCATGGCTCTTGAAAAGAAGGCAGGAAATATATCAGGTATCGGATTTTCGGCAAATAATTTAGGTGAGGTCTTTTTTCAGAAAGGAGCCTATCCAAAGGCTGTAGTTTATTTTAAACGAGCTATTGTTTTGCTGCGCGAGAGCGGCGAGGAAAGTAGTTTGCCCGCCTGCTATGTAAATCTTGGGCGCGTAAATGTGATGATGGGGAAGAATGCTGAGGCCGTAATATATTTGCGTGATGGATTGGCAAAAGCGGAAAAACATGAAAATTTAGAGTTGCAAAAAGAGGCTTCACTCTGGCTCTACCGAGTTGAAAAGAAGGGCAAAAGTTTAAAAAGTGCTTTGACGCATTTTGAAATTTATCACTCTTTGAGCGATTCCTTAAATGGTCTTCAGGCAAGGAAGCAAATGAATGAGTTGCTTGTGCAATATGAGTCCGATAAGAAGGAGAATCTTATTAGCAGTTTAGAGCGTGAGAAGGCCTTCCAGACCGTTTTGCTGGATAAGAAGCGGACAGAACTTCTAATCTCGGTGGTTTCCAGTTTGGTATTGCTAATATTGGCTATAATGCTGCTATATACCTACTATCAGAAGAGGGTTGCATTTAAGGCTCTTGCCTTAAAGAATCGGGAAATAGAGGAAAAAAACGAGGAGATATCTGTTCAACATTACGAAATTTTCCGGACTAACTTGCGGCTGACTGATTCTATAACATACGCTAAAACTATCCAAAATGCTCTGTTAGCACCTATTGCGTCCATCAAAGAATACTATTCCGATTTTTTCTACTTGAATCGACCTAAGGATATTGTGAGCGGGGATTTTGTTTGGGTGGCTTTCCGTCAAAACAAGATGATGCTTGTGGCCGTGGATTGCACGGGGCATGGAGTACCAGGTGCCTTTATGAGCGTGTTGGCTATTTCGCATTTAAACCAATTTTTTATTGAGGCAACTTCGCTCGATCCAGCTTGGTTCGCATCTAGAATGAGGGATAAAATTGTCGCTAACTTGCATCAACATGGAAAAGTGAACGATAGTCACGATGGCCTCGCCCTAGCTATTGCAGTTATCGATAGGGATACTCTTCAGTTAGATTATGCAGGCGCTGGAATGGATTCGCTAATTGTACGTAAGGAACGATCCTCGTTTGTTTCGCATAAAATTAAGGGGAATAGGACCTCAATTGGATATATTCCCAGTACATCCGATTACAACACTACCACCACAACCTTATTGTCGGGCGATAGATTATTCTTATATTCTGACGGATTCGCCGATCAACTGGGTGAAAAAACGGGTCGAAAACTACTGTTTACCGGCTTCGAAAAACTACTTTTGAATAGTTCTGGCTTGCCTCTTCAGGATCAATATTTGTTATTGGAGCAGGAATATGACAATTGGAAGGGAACAAAGGAGCAGGTGGATGATATGATGGTTTTTGGACTTTTGATTTAG
- a CDS encoding metallophosphoesterase: MKVYFLVFFSIVLLVFFSTNYYILHRSVAAIQGFHYKNYIIALFWLIVFTYPVGRILESVIPTLAPPVLVKIGSIWLAVMLYLFLGLLLLDILRGIYALSDFHFLSFLAAKRPLLIGIVYAITFVVVIVGYFNAVTPRIKQLQINLPAEKRILRPLKIVAASDIHLGTIISNGRLKRLTTLINSQKPDIILLVGDTFDEDLGPVIRNNMGEQLSTLKATYGVFAITGNHEYYGNVDKAIQYLQAHGITVLQDTTITIDGIANLVGRNDRQSIRFLGKNRKPLEALMKESNQSLPTILLDHQPFNLSEAQNNKVTLQLSGHTHHGQLWPFNYITEAIFELSSGYLQRENTHYYVSNGYGTWGPPVRVGNRPEIVVITLK, translated from the coding sequence ATGAAAGTGTATTTTTTAGTATTTTTTTCCATTGTGCTGCTTGTATTCTTCAGCACCAACTACTACATATTGCACCGATCGGTGGCAGCAATACAAGGTTTTCACTATAAGAACTATATCATTGCCCTATTCTGGCTTATCGTATTTACCTACCCAGTGGGCCGTATATTGGAAAGTGTAATTCCGACTTTAGCCCCGCCAGTCCTGGTGAAAATAGGATCAATTTGGTTGGCGGTAATGCTTTACCTTTTCCTTGGGCTTCTATTGCTGGATATACTCCGGGGTATATATGCTCTTTCTGACTTTCACTTTTTATCGTTCCTTGCAGCAAAACGACCGTTGCTAATCGGCATAGTGTATGCAATCACTTTTGTTGTGGTGATAGTTGGGTATTTCAATGCAGTTACACCACGTATTAAGCAACTGCAGATAAACCTCCCTGCCGAAAAGAGAATCCTTCGTCCGCTGAAGATCGTAGCTGCTAGCGACATTCATCTTGGAACAATAATTTCGAATGGTAGACTCAAAAGATTGACGACCCTCATTAACAGCCAAAAACCGGACATCATTCTACTGGTTGGAGATACCTTTGATGAGGATCTTGGTCCAGTTATCAGGAACAACATGGGAGAGCAACTGTCCACCCTAAAGGCCACTTATGGCGTTTTTGCAATCACTGGAAATCACGAATACTATGGAAATGTGGATAAGGCTATTCAGTATCTTCAAGCCCACGGAATCACAGTACTTCAAGATACGACTATTACAATCGATGGAATAGCAAACCTCGTTGGACGCAACGATCGGCAATCGATACGGTTTCTGGGAAAGAACAGAAAACCGCTTGAGGCACTCATGAAAGAGAGCAATCAAAGCCTACCAACCATTTTACTGGATCACCAACCATTCAACTTATCAGAAGCACAAAATAACAAGGTCACACTCCAACTATCTGGCCATACACACCATGGACAATTGTGGCCGTTTAACTACATTACAGAAGCCATTTTTGAGTTAAGCAGCGGATACCTCCAGCGGGAGAATACCCACTATTACGTTTCCAACGGCTATGGAACTTGGGGGCCGCCGGTAAGAGTAGGCAACAGACCAGAAATAGTAGTGATTACGCTGAAATAG
- a CDS encoding RapZ C-terminal domain-containing protein, producing MALKQKEILDALSLAHFGKLADSIIPLPASGSNRRYFRMAFENKSVIGVVGEDVDENRAFFYLTNHFRSIGLPVPELFRVSDDSLSYLQEDVGTHDLFSFITDPSILMAEREAKMREALSLLVQFQIDGGECLDFHKCYPQESQDKTTVMWDLNYFKYCFLKPSGINFNEQILENEFVSLAETLTVGDDNYFLYRDFQSRNIMMKEDGGLVFIDYQGGRRGPLLYDPASFIYQAKAGLSSDVRDRLFDYYLKELGERISINVPDLRRQYKLFVLFRTLQVLGAYGYRGFFEKKPHFIQSVPFALSNLKQLLIEGALEGSYFAEVLTTLVNKGIGVEQLEPFDGLTVDVWSFSYRNGIPEDYSGNGGGFVFDCRAVHNPGRLPRLASLTGRDAEVANYLGESTEMASFLQSANQLIEASVKRYLARGFRSLVVAFGCTGGQHRSVYSAEAIAQQLRQYFPSVRVVLRHRELGITEK from the coding sequence ATGGCTTTAAAACAAAAGGAAATTCTCGATGCGCTTTCGTTAGCACATTTTGGCAAACTGGCCGATTCTATCATACCGTTGCCTGCTTCGGGTTCAAATCGTCGCTATTTCCGTATGGCTTTTGAAAACAAAAGCGTAATTGGTGTAGTAGGTGAGGATGTTGATGAAAATAGGGCTTTTTTTTACCTGACCAATCATTTTCGTTCCATTGGGCTTCCTGTTCCTGAGCTTTTTAGAGTTAGCGATGATTCTCTTTCATACTTACAAGAGGATGTTGGAACGCATGACCTTTTTTCATTCATTACCGATCCCAGCATCCTTATGGCCGAACGTGAAGCCAAGATGCGCGAGGCTTTATCCCTTCTGGTGCAGTTTCAGATAGATGGTGGTGAGTGCTTAGATTTTCATAAATGCTATCCCCAAGAATCACAGGATAAAACCACTGTGATGTGGGATCTGAACTATTTTAAGTATTGTTTTTTAAAGCCTTCCGGAATTAATTTCAACGAGCAAATACTCGAAAACGAATTTGTCTCATTAGCGGAAACCCTTACCGTGGGAGACGATAACTACTTCCTTTATCGCGATTTTCAGTCACGGAATATTATGATGAAGGAGGATGGGGGACTTGTATTTATCGATTATCAGGGCGGACGGCGTGGCCCTCTTCTTTATGATCCTGCTTCATTTATTTATCAGGCAAAGGCTGGTCTTTCCTCCGATGTGCGCGATAGGCTTTTTGATTACTATCTGAAAGAGTTGGGAGAGCGGATTTCCATAAATGTTCCAGACCTTAGGCGACAGTATAAACTTTTTGTTCTCTTTCGCACGCTGCAAGTTCTTGGGGCATATGGCTACCGCGGCTTTTTCGAAAAGAAACCTCATTTTATTCAGAGTGTCCCATTTGCTCTATCCAATCTAAAGCAACTACTTATTGAAGGTGCTTTGGAAGGGAGTTATTTTGCTGAAGTGTTAACCACCCTCGTAAACAAAGGAATCGGAGTTGAACAACTAGAGCCCTTTGATGGTTTAACCGTGGATGTTTGGAGCTTTTCTTATCGTAACGGTATACCGGAAGATTATTCAGGTAATGGGGGCGGTTTCGTTTTCGATTGCAGAGCGGTTCATAATCCAGGACGGTTGCCCCGCTTGGCAAGCCTAACGGGTCGCGATGCTGAAGTTGCGAATTATTTAGGGGAGTCGACCGAGATGGCTTCGTTTTTACAAAGCGCCAATCAGTTAATCGAAGCCTCTGTTAAAAGATATCTGGCAAGAGGTTTTAGAAGTTTAGTTGTCGCTTTTGGTTGTACTGGAGGTCAACACCGATCGGTTTATTCGGCAGAAGCGATTGCGCAGCAGTTAAGGCAGTATTTCCCTTCGGTGAGGGTTGTTCTTCGACATAGAGAGTTGGGTATTACGGAAAAATAG
- a CDS encoding 4-phosphoerythronate dehydrogenase: MKIVIDDKIPFLEGILENYFEVVYKPGKFICRTDLQDADALLVRTRTQCNGLLLNGTPVKCIATATIGHDHIDAAYCKKAGIKWSNAPGCNAWAVQQYVIASILEMAQKYSMSLNNLTLGIVGAGHVGSKIAETALALGLNVLVNDPPRALKEGGDFVSLETIQAESDFISFHVPLTLEGDYKTIQMVDDHFFARLKKMPIIINSSRGEVMSGDALKRALISRVIRGAVVDVWENEPTVDVELLRMVDIATPHIAGYSVEGKAKGTAYAVQALSRHFGLGIDNWYPSSVPSPRNSIIEPKNNVPHKTILEAVRSTYRVMIDDNGLRSNPRNFEKLRTDYNFRNEFSSFQVDGSNLDAKLVKRFQKVGFIVTGY, encoded by the coding sequence ATGAAAATTGTTATTGACGATAAGATCCCATTTCTGGAGGGTATTCTAGAGAATTATTTTGAAGTGGTATACAAACCTGGGAAGTTCATTTGCAGAACCGATTTGCAAGACGCTGATGCCCTGTTGGTGAGAACTCGCACCCAGTGCAATGGGTTACTACTAAACGGTACTCCTGTAAAGTGTATTGCCACCGCAACTATTGGCCACGATCATATTGATGCCGCTTACTGTAAGAAAGCTGGAATAAAGTGGTCGAATGCTCCCGGTTGTAACGCTTGGGCTGTTCAGCAGTATGTTATTGCCTCTATCCTCGAAATGGCCCAGAAATATTCGATGTCTTTAAATAATCTTACACTAGGCATTGTTGGCGCTGGCCATGTAGGTAGCAAAATTGCCGAAACGGCTTTGGCTCTAGGTTTAAACGTTTTGGTAAATGATCCGCCTCGGGCACTGAAGGAGGGTGGCGATTTTGTTTCGCTTGAAACTATTCAGGCTGAATCGGATTTTATCTCTTTCCATGTTCCACTTACACTGGAGGGTGATTATAAGACGATCCAAATGGTCGATGATCATTTTTTTGCTCGATTAAAGAAAATGCCGATAATTATTAACTCTTCTCGCGGCGAGGTTATGTCGGGTGATGCGCTCAAACGCGCCCTGATTTCGAGAGTTATTCGGGGTGCTGTTGTGGATGTTTGGGAAAATGAGCCAACGGTGGATGTTGAACTGCTCCGAATGGTAGATATTGCTACACCCCATATTGCTGGCTACTCTGTGGAAGGTAAAGCCAAAGGAACTGCGTATGCCGTTCAAGCGTTGAGTAGGCATTTTGGATTGGGCATCGACAACTGGTATCCAAGTTCGGTTCCCTCACCGCGAAATTCAATCATTGAACCCAAAAATAATGTGCCTCACAAAACAATCCTTGAAGCGGTAAGGTCTACCTACAGGGTTATGATCGACGATAATGGTTTGCGATCGAATCCTCGGAATTTCGAGAAGTTACGAACCGATTATAATTTCCGCAATGAGTTCTCCTCTTTTCAAGTTGATGGAAGCAATCTCGATGCAAAATTGGTAAAGCGTTTCCAAAAGGTTGGATTTATCGTGACAGGATACTAG
- a CDS encoding mevalonate kinase family protein has translation MIESEKFYSKILLFGEYSVLLGSMALSIPYSHFQGELSFIHEDKYTDLDFALTSNKLLRELHHYLKITATNSNLDEILDLDQFEKDLTLSLYFESSIPQSYGIGSSGALCAALYGRYAIDRISNKGVSQEQIQKLRTIFSTIESFFHGKSSGIDPLSCYLKAPLLIRKDGNIDFVGIPHNRSDRNSGIFLLDSGSSGKTGPLVSLFLNNFAPDSNVSPNGEELIQLNDASIQSLISGDYLSFWANIKKLSQFQLENLTDMIPSNLLVLWKEGLRTNTFYLKLCGSGGGGFLTGFAPDYLQVTGYLSENKYVHFPVYLSGLQE, from the coding sequence ATGATCGAATCAGAGAAGTTCTATTCAAAAATTCTTCTTTTTGGGGAGTATTCGGTCCTTTTAGGATCGATGGCCTTAAGTATCCCTTATAGCCATTTTCAGGGGGAGTTGAGTTTTATTCACGAGGACAAGTATACCGACTTAGATTTTGCGTTAACCAGCAATAAACTGCTGCGCGAGTTGCACCACTACTTAAAGATAACCGCAACAAATTCAAATTTGGATGAGATACTAGACCTTGACCAGTTTGAAAAAGACCTTACTCTAAGTCTTTATTTTGAATCGTCTATACCTCAAAGTTATGGTATTGGTAGTTCCGGCGCTCTTTGTGCCGCACTATATGGACGATATGCTATTGACCGTATTTCAAACAAAGGAGTATCGCAGGAGCAAATTCAAAAACTACGAACAATTTTTTCGACCATTGAATCTTTTTTTCATGGCAAAAGTTCTGGAATTGATCCGCTAAGTTGTTACTTGAAGGCTCCTTTGCTCATTCGTAAGGATGGTAATATCGATTTTGTTGGTATACCTCACAATCGTTCCGATAGGAATAGCGGTATTTTTTTATTGGATAGTGGGTCTTCAGGAAAGACGGGTCCTCTGGTTTCGTTGTTTTTAAACAATTTCGCACCTGATAGTAATGTTTCTCCAAATGGAGAGGAGTTAATACAGCTGAATGATGCTTCAATTCAAAGTTTAATAAGCGGCGATTATTTATCCTTTTGGGCAAACATTAAAAAGTTGTCACAATTCCAACTCGAGAACCTTACAGATATGATTCCAAGCAATCTTTTAGTTTTATGGAAAGAAGGTTTGAGAACTAATACTTTCTACCTTAAACTTTGCGGTTCGGGCGGTGGCGGATTCCTAACCGGTTTTGCACCTGACTATTTGCAGGTGACAGGTTATTTGTCCGAAAATAAGTATGTTCACTTTCCGGTTTACCTTTCGGGATTACAGGAGTAA
- a CDS encoding DUF554 domain-containing protein — protein MVGTLINFAAIVVGGFIGLAFRSKFPNNIRIIVFQAMGLFTLFLGVSMALKMNEILLAIFALILGGITGELLRLETRMNGLGETIKRRIKFGDARFTEGLVTAFLMFCMGSMTILGSLEEGMGNYPRLLMAKSLMDGISAIALTAAFGSGVIFAAIPLLIYQGALTLLARYFGHALPESIVSEISGVGGVLLIGLGLTILEVKAIKVLNLLPALVFIVVLVILFGKYI, from the coding sequence ATGGTTGGAACTCTTATAAATTTTGCTGCAATAGTTGTTGGGGGATTCATCGGCTTGGCTTTTCGGTCCAAGTTTCCCAATAATATTCGCATTATTGTGTTTCAGGCAATGGGCTTGTTCACGCTCTTCTTGGGCGTGTCTATGGCTCTTAAAATGAACGAGATATTGTTGGCCATATTTGCCTTGATTCTTGGCGGAATTACTGGCGAGTTGCTGCGATTGGAGACAAGGATGAATGGTTTAGGTGAGACGATAAAGCGCAGAATAAAGTTTGGAGATGCACGGTTTACAGAAGGTTTAGTTACTGCATTTTTAATGTTTTGCATGGGTTCCATGACGATATTGGGCTCACTCGAAGAGGGTATGGGCAACTATCCCAGATTGTTAATGGCCAAATCGCTTATGGATGGAATCTCAGCCATAGCGCTTACTGCGGCATTTGGATCGGGAGTAATTTTTGCTGCCATTCCATTGCTCATCTATCAAGGTGCCCTTACTTTGCTTGCTCGTTATTTTGGACATGCTTTACCTGAGTCAATTGTTTCTGAAATTTCGGGCGTGGGAGGTGTTTTGCTCATTGGGCTTGGGCTAACAATTCTGGAGGTAAAGGCCATTAAAGTGTTGAATCTTTTGCCTGCACTTGTCTTTATCGTGGTTCTTGTAATTCTGTTTGGAAAGTATATATAA
- a CDS encoding ABC transporter ATP-binding protein: protein MQIEIKQLSKVYPNGNKALDNVNLSISSGMFGLLGPNGAGKSTLMRILVTLMDPTEGTVFVDGLDVSKHRKEMRGMLGYLPQDFRFFSNLTTYEFLDFAARLSGMNRSKPRAIAVNGMLETVGLFDARDRKANKLSGGMKRRLGIAQALINDPRIIVVDEPTTGLDPEERIRFRNLLSTISNRDVIIILSTHIVSDISSTCRNMALMAEGKVAYCGTPEDLVAQARGKVWQMVVNQEEMDRIGQQFPITTTIPVSDGWDIEVVTDNPSPFVGKQVDANLEHAYVYFMDQHSGSKEFLFIDTEK from the coding sequence GTGCAGATTGAAATTAAGCAGCTCTCGAAGGTATATCCCAACGGCAATAAGGCACTCGACAACGTTAATCTTTCCATTTCTAGTGGTATGTTTGGGCTACTTGGGCCAAATGGAGCTGGAAAGTCTACACTGATGAGGATACTCGTAACCCTGATGGATCCAACGGAAGGGACTGTTTTTGTGGATGGACTTGATGTGTCCAAGCATCGTAAGGAGATGCGGGGCATGTTGGGTTACCTACCCCAAGATTTTCGATTCTTTTCGAACCTTACAACCTACGAATTTCTGGATTTTGCGGCACGCCTATCGGGTATGAATCGCAGTAAACCTCGTGCAATCGCAGTGAATGGAATGCTGGAGACTGTGGGCTTGTTTGATGCCCGCGATCGGAAAGCGAATAAACTTTCGGGTGGGATGAAACGGCGGTTAGGAATTGCTCAGGCGCTCATTAACGATCCCCGAATCATTGTAGTGGATGAGCCTACCACGGGGCTTGATCCAGAAGAGCGAATTCGGTTTCGAAATCTGCTCTCTACCATTAGCAACCGAGATGTTATTATTATTCTTTCTACGCACATTGTAAGCGATATCTCAAGCACCTGCCGCAATATGGCATTAATGGCTGAGGGTAAAGTTGCCTACTGTGGTACTCCCGAAGATTTAGTTGCCCAAGCACGGGGTAAGGTATGGCAAATGGTTGTTAACCAAGAGGAAATGGATAGAATTGGACAACAGTTCCCTATTACTACGACTATTCCAGTTTCTGACGGATGGGATATTGAGGTGGTCACCGATAATCCGAGTCCGTTTGTTGGTAAGCAAGTGGATGCAAATCTCGAACATGCCTACGTTTACTTTATGGACCAGCATTCGGGCAGTAAGGAGTTCTTATTCATCGATACCGAAAAATAA